A genomic stretch from Solanum stenotomum isolate F172 chromosome 8, ASM1918654v1, whole genome shotgun sequence includes:
- the LOC125875174 gene encoding tRNA-splicing endonuclease subunit Sen2-1-like encodes MGSRWKGKGAEVKALADPISEIVSQLQSSLISSNSKGLLSGTGVLLKADAELTDLLNRACFGRPRVTSEKNEQWFQLSTEEAFYLQHSLKCIKIVDHNDTELNGDELWKHMTSSRENFPILFKAFSHLRSKNWVVRSGSQYGVDFVAYRHHPALVHSEYAVLVLSAQDGNANGRLKVWSDFHCTLRLCGSVAKTLLILNIEEQQSCATSPSCLDNYVVEERTITRWSPEQGREKNVKSDSRVK; translated from the coding sequence ATGGGGTCAAGGTGGAAAGGAAAAGGAGCAGAAGTTAAAGCTCTTGCAGATCCCATTTCAGAAATAGTCAGCCAACTCCAATCTTCTCTGATCAGCTCCAATTCTAAAGGACTGCTTTCTGGTACGGGTGTGCTTCTTAAAGCAGATGCAGAACTAACTGACCTCCTCAATCGTGCATGTTTTGGTAGGCCTAGGGTAACATCAGAAAAGAATGAGCAATGGTTTCAGCTCTCCACGGAAGAAGCTTTTTATCTTCAACATTCTCTAAAATGCATTAAGATTGTTGACCACAATGATACTGAACTGAACGGTGACGAGTTATGGAAGCATATGACATCAAGCAGGGAAAATTTTCCTATCCTATTCAAAGCTTTTTCTCACCTTCGAAGTAAGAACTGGGTGGTTAGATCGGGCTCTCAGTATGGAGTAGACTTTGTTGCCTATCGTCATCATCCTGCCTTGGTACATTCTGAATATGCTGTGCTAGTTTTATCAGCACAAGATGGTAATGCAAATGGTCGCTTGAAGGTTTGGTCCGACTTCCACTGCACTCTTCGCCTTTGTGGTAGTGTGGCGAAAACATTATTAATTCTCAACATTGAAGAACAACAAAGTTGTGCAACTTCTCCGTCGTGCTTAGATAATTATGTTGTTGAAGAGAGAACAATCACAAGATGGAGTCCAGAGCAAGGCCGTGAGAAAAATGTTAAATCTGACTCAAGAGTAAAGTAG